The genomic segment GACCAATAGCCCAGGCCGAACTGGTGCAGGTTCTCCAGCGCTGTGTCCGGCGCGACGGCGGCGGCCCGGTCGAGCGCATCCTGGCAACGGATGCCGGTGGCATCCACGCTGAAGGCAATGGCATCGCCCACGGCGTTCTCGAACTTGAAGTCCTCCTCGACGCTGCCAAAGTGCGGGCCTGTCAGCACATAGCTCCACCATTGGGGATCGCCCATGCGCTGCGGGCCGGACTCGGCAAGCACCCGATCGTCGAGTTTCAGCCGGGTCTTCTGGCGTATCAGATACAGCGGCAACGCCGTGGCGTTGGCCACGTACTGCCCGATCAGGGCCTGATCGGCGCTGCTGGCGGCGACCCCCTCGGCGGTAATGCGCCGCGAGCCGATGTCCGAGAACAGCACAGACTGCGACAGCAGCGGCGCGCCATCGGCTTTGTCATTGGCGCTGGCGTACAGCTTGAAAGTAATGGCCCAGCGCAGCGCATCGGGCACCACCGTGGTCTGCGGGCCTTGCAGCACGACGGCGTAGGGGGTGGCGCCGGCCAGGACATCGGGGGCCCAGGCGATGATGCGCTTGTGCCCGAACACATCAGCCAGGCTGGCGTTGGGCTTTTGCGCCTGGATGTAGGTCAGCGCCCTGTCCTGGTAGGCATCGAGTTGCGCCCGGATACCCGCGTGGTTCAGGCGCCGCACCCAGCCCTGGGCGGTGTCGATGGTGCTGTCATCGTGCCGGGCGGCGTTCAGCAGGGCCGAGGCGTCCTGCGGGACCTGGCTCCGGATGTCCAGACCGGAGGTGTAGCGGTACTGCTTGTAGCTGGCATCGAGCGGCACCCAGGCATTGAGATGGGCGTTGGGGTTGACATGCTGCAGATGAGCGTCCGGGGTGCGGATCGGGGGACTGGCCGCAGCGCCGCCTTGGCGATGGCCGCGGCCGGGCGACCAGTTGACATAGGCCTGCACCCAGACATGCTCCATGCGGATGCGCTCGATGGCGCCGCCCCGGGCCAGCCCGGTGGCAGCAATGCCGCCCTGGTGCAACAGGTTGAGCGCCGCCTGCGCGTTGGCGGTGCCGCCGACCCAGTTTTGCACCTTGTCGGCGGGCAGCTCGATGGTGCCGAACTGGTAGCGCGCCGGGATCTTGGCCGCCCTGAGCAACGCGATGTGCAGGCTGGCGATGTCAAAGGCGTTGCCCCTGAGGGTTTGCAGGGTGCTGTCGGCATTTTGCAAGGCCCCCCAGGTGGGCAGGAACTCGACCGTGTTGCGCACCCAGTTGTCGATGAGCACCGGGTTGTTGCCCAGTTGCGCGGCTTTGGCCTGGATGGCGCGGCTGAGGGTCACCTCCGCCGTGGGGGCCAGATCGGCCACATCGGGGGCGGTGCCGGGCGCCGGAGGGATGTCGAAGCGGATGCCGGCGATCGTGGTGCCGGCCTGGGCCAGCAGCACTTTCTGGTCGGCGTACAGGCTCTGGTGCCAGGCGGCTTGGCTGCTGGCCGGCTCAGCGGTGGTGGGCCGGGGCGTACCCCAGGGCAGTTCGCCGGGGTTGAGCGGGTTGCGGGCGCGGGCTGCCGGGTATTGCTCAAAGAACTGGCCGATGGCGCCGAGGTTCTGCTCGTCGGGTTGGGACTGCCAGGCGCGCAGGCGCTGGCGCAGGGTCTGGGCGCGGATGCGCAGTTGGGTTTCGGCCTGATCGTGGCGGGCCAGGATCTCGGGGCCGACTTGCTGCTCGATCAGGTCGGCGCGGCTGGCGTGGAATTCGGCCAGCGCCATGTCGGTGTCGGCGTCAATGGCTTGCACGAGCGCGCGCAGTTGCTGCTGTTCGCTGGCTTGCCCAGAGGCACTCTTGATGGCGAAGGCGCCGGTGCCCGGTGCAGCCACCGGCTTGGCGAGCGCGCGCACGAGGCTGTGGGCCAGGGCCAGGTTGCGCGCAATGCGTTCGCTGGCCGGGGCCGGCCTGCGCGTTCGGGCGGACTGGCCCGGCCCATCGCGCTGCTGCGGCGGGCGCAGGCGCTGTATCTGTGCCTGATCTGTCGGAGAAACGGGCACGGCCCCCTGCTGCGCCAAAGCGCTCAAAGGCAGCAAGGCATGGCACAAGAGGGTGCCGATCAACAGGCGCGCAATCGGGCGCAGCCAGGGGTGCCAGGGCGTCAGGGTGTTGTGCGAGTGCATGGGGGCGGGTCAATCCGGGGAAGCTGTCCGGCCGGGCGCCGCACCGGGCTGGTCTGGCCCGGGTCGGCGCTGTAGCCGCCGGCAACGCTGCGCTCGGCCCGGCCCGCGTTGGCAATCGAGCCGAGCAGCCTGTGCGAGGCAGCGGACGGCAGGGTGCTTGTCAGTGTCACCACGGCGGGGCTGCTGCCTAGTGTCGCGTCACCGATCATCTGTCGGTCCGCGCTGGCCATCGAAGCGCATCGCGGCGTTGCATCGCTTGCCAATACAGCTCGGTATTGGCTGCGCGATGCGCCTTGCGCTGCGCTCCGATGGCGGCGCGCAGCCTACGACATCTGACCGGTGACGCGACACTAGCAGGCGCAGCAGGGTTTTAGCGGTTTCGCAACGGGCTTGGGTTGGCGCCACCAGCGCCGAGGTGCGGCTGGGTTGGCCGTCGCTCAGGATTTGGCTTTGCAGCCATGCCAGGCCCGAGCCGATCGGGTCGGTGGCTCCCAGGGCGGCGCAGGGCAGTGACAGGACCGGTAGCAGCCGGGCGGTGATGATGGTGGTGGTGGCTTCGAGCCGGCCCAAGACCCTCGCGGCCAAAACGCGCAGGGCTGGCCAGGCTGTCTGCGCGGGTCTGCGCTGACCCGTCACTGGGGGCGCGTTGTGGTCGCTGGCAGGGCGGGCCTGTCGGCTTGGCGCACAGCATGATTCACAAACCGACCCATTCATGGTGTCTTGTTGGCTGGCCTTGGGCAATGTCTGCCGGGGGGATCGATGTGGCAGGAACGGTGGCAACTGCCTCGGGCCGGTGCAGTATATCCAAATGTGTCTTGTGGTATGAAATCATTACCAAAAATTGGGCGCGCGCCCGTGCAGCATCTCCGGTCAGGGGGTGTGCACGGTTTGGGATGCGGCAAGCAACGGCGGGGATGAACGGCGGGGATGAACGGCGGGGATGGTTTGCTCATCGCGGTCGCGGTGTCGTGCAGCCGCAGGCCAGGATTTTTCTGCTCCACCGATGCGGCGGGGTTTGCCATGGCAACGACATGGACCACACTTTGGGCCTGTCGCTGCCCATGTCTGCCGCCTGCCCGCCCCGCGATCCGCGTTTTGCCACTACCTTGGCCCATGGCCTGGCCCTGCTCGAGGCTTTCGATGCCACCCATGCGGGCCTGACCAACAAGGAACTGGCCGAGCGTTCCGGCCTCTCGAAGGCCACTGTCTCGCGGCTGAGCCTGACCTTGCAGGCGCATGGCCTGCTCGAGTGCGGGCCGGGCGAGCGCCGCCATCGTCTGGCCTCGGCTGCCCTGACCCTGGGCTATCCGCTGCTGGCCGGACTGGGTATCCGGCGCGAAGCGCGTTGGGGCATGAAGCAATTGGCGGATGAGTTGGGTGGCTCGGTTTCGCTGGGCCTGCGTGAGCGCGCCCGCATGATTTATGTGGAGACCAGCCGCAGCAGCAATCCGATGGCCTTTTGCCCCGATGTCGGCGCCGCGCTGCCGATGCTGCAAACCGCGATGGGTCGCGCCTGGCTGGCGGCGGCGCCCGAGGCCCTGCGGCGCGAGGTGCTGGCCTTGCTGCGCCGGCACTTGCCGGCCGCCTGGGCCCAATGGTGCGGCAGCGTCGGGCCGGCCATCGAACATCTGCAGCGCCACGGTTTTTGCGTCTCACATGCCGACTGGCAGTCGGATGTGTATGCGGTGGCCGTGCCGCTGAACGCGCCGGCCGATGCCGAGCCTCTGGTCATCAACTGCGGCGTGCCGATCCGCAGCCTGCGCCCCGGCGAGCTCCAGAGCCG from the Verminephrobacter eiseniae EF01-2 genome contains:
- a CDS encoding transglutaminase-like domain-containing protein; translation: MHSHNTLTPWHPWLRPIARLLIGTLLCHALLPLSALAQQGAVPVSPTDQAQIQRLRPPQQRDGPGQSARTRRPAPASERIARNLALAHSLVRALAKPVAAPGTGAFAIKSASGQASEQQQLRALVQAIDADTDMALAEFHASRADLIEQQVGPEILARHDQAETQLRIRAQTLRQRLRAWQSQPDEQNLGAIGQFFEQYPAARARNPLNPGELPWGTPRPTTAEPASSQAAWHQSLYADQKVLLAQAGTTIAGIRFDIPPAPGTAPDVADLAPTAEVTLSRAIQAKAAQLGNNPVLIDNWVRNTVEFLPTWGALQNADSTLQTLRGNAFDIASLHIALLRAAKIPARYQFGTIELPADKVQNWVGGTANAQAALNLLHQGGIAATGLARGGAIERIRMEHVWVQAYVNWSPGRGHRQGGAAASPPIRTPDAHLQHVNPNAHLNAWVPLDASYKQYRYTSGLDIRSQVPQDASALLNAARHDDSTIDTAQGWVRRLNHAGIRAQLDAYQDRALTYIQAQKPNASLADVFGHKRIIAWAPDVLAGATPYAVVLQGPQTTVVPDALRWAITFKLYASANDKADGAPLLSQSVLFSDIGSRRITAEGVAASSADQALIGQYVANATALPLYLIRQKTRLKLDDRVLAESGPQRMGDPQWWSYVLTGPHFGSVEEDFKFENAVGDAIAFSVDATGIRCQDALDRAAAVAPDTALENLHQFGLGYWSRANEAGAIMANASNVIAYRLPSIGLFTSPLSVTYSWGIPRTGQYRSYAVDIRRMSVAVTGVANPAATREYLLQTGARNSFLEGRIFEEMLGLAPGAAASAVSVIAAANDQGVALWQLHAGNLQQYLAVTTVSASMQQQVASAVANRLEVLAPQAPVQLMRWSGQGFIATDPQTGAGAYIIDGVGNGGELVTCEESVQPLAESIAQRILTSIALSIAAALLAVTVVSLPPATPALVSVMVMLGISSLTFSAHAAPNPCDKGSKDCHRGRFQAQGGKGGRSGVHAEESTKWGQAEPLTKQQALVLVEQLEEKLTRRQWKAREDGFLQLKAYIRKMPPEGMCAVDFGSQSFPRGRKKHSNDIRVDAEVWAGQAFKN